A portion of the Microlunatus phosphovorus NM-1 genome contains these proteins:
- a CDS encoding NAD(P)H-binding protein: MRDPEQASLFPSSARVVVGDPSDPEVLHDALDGVVGVVLTQGTYRDADAERVNYRPVKAVLDALQAPARIALMTTLGVTKPTTGHDWKRRAERLVRASGLPYTIVRPGWFDYNEPDQHHLVLLQGDRRWAGSPDDGVISRAQIAQVLVAALTSDAADHKTFELVAEKGNAPADLDPLFAALAPDTALDGPYDRDNLALADEPAAVISDLAALRGRF, from the coding sequence GTGCGCGATCCGGAGCAGGCATCCCTGTTTCCGAGCAGCGCCCGAGTCGTCGTCGGGGACCCGAGCGACCCCGAGGTGCTCCACGACGCCCTCGACGGCGTCGTCGGAGTGGTGCTCACCCAGGGCACCTACCGCGATGCGGACGCCGAGCGGGTCAACTACCGGCCGGTGAAGGCGGTGCTGGACGCGTTGCAGGCTCCGGCTCGGATTGCGCTGATGACCACCCTCGGCGTCACCAAGCCGACCACTGGTCACGACTGGAAACGCCGCGCGGAGCGGCTCGTGCGCGCCAGCGGCCTGCCGTACACGATCGTGCGGCCGGGCTGGTTCGACTACAACGAGCCCGACCAGCACCACCTGGTGCTGTTGCAGGGGGACCGCCGCTGGGCCGGTTCCCCCGATGACGGCGTCATCTCCCGGGCCCAGATCGCGCAGGTGCTCGTGGCCGCGCTGACCTCCGACGCCGCCGACCACAAGACCTTCGAGCTGGTCGCCGAGAAGGGCAATGCCCCGGCCGACCTCGATCCGCTGTTCGCCGCGCTGGCTCCTGACACGGCGCTGGACGGCCCTTACGACCGGGACAATCTCGCGCTGGCCGATGAGCCGGCCGCGGTGATCAGCGACCTCGCCGCGCTCCGCGGCCGCTTCTGA
- a CDS encoding helix-turn-helix transcriptional regulator produces MDHRAEVAEFLHSRRDRIVPEQLGLIGGGRRRVPGLRREEVAMRTGVSVEYYARMERGDLSGVSPAVLDALAQALKLDEAESAHLHDLAGAASPRRAPRRRRTEEEGIRPSLRRLLDAITGAPAWIRDRRTTIVATNPLGRALYAPIIEDRANGSNTARFIFFNPAAEEFFPDWNRVADEVVATLRGYAGQCPRDKAMTDLIGELVTRSDDFCTRWSRHDVRFHRLGVKRIHHPIVGDLELDYEALDLPADPDWFLFAHTAESGSPTEERLQLLGSFAASGPAGVEQ; encoded by the coding sequence ATGGATCATCGAGCAGAGGTCGCGGAGTTCCTTCACAGCCGTCGGGACCGCATCGTGCCCGAGCAGCTGGGTCTGATCGGCGGCGGACGCCGCCGGGTGCCCGGGCTGCGGAGGGAAGAGGTGGCCATGCGCACCGGTGTCAGCGTGGAGTACTACGCCCGGATGGAGCGCGGCGACCTTTCCGGCGTCTCGCCCGCCGTGCTGGACGCCCTGGCCCAGGCGCTCAAGCTGGACGAGGCGGAGAGCGCGCATCTGCATGACCTCGCTGGAGCCGCGAGCCCCCGGCGGGCGCCACGGCGTCGGCGCACCGAGGAAGAGGGGATCAGGCCCAGCCTGCGCCGGCTGCTGGACGCGATCACCGGCGCACCGGCGTGGATCCGCGATCGTCGGACGACGATCGTCGCCACGAATCCGCTCGGGCGAGCGCTGTATGCGCCGATCATCGAGGATCGGGCGAACGGGTCGAACACGGCCCGGTTCATTTTCTTCAACCCCGCCGCGGAGGAGTTCTTCCCCGACTGGAACCGGGTGGCCGACGAGGTCGTCGCGACCCTGCGCGGCTATGCCGGGCAGTGCCCTCGCGATAAGGCGATGACCGATCTGATCGGGGAGCTGGTGACCCGCAGCGACGACTTCTGCACCCGGTGGAGCAGACACGACGTCCGCTTTCACCGGCTCGGCGTCAAGCGCATCCACCACCCGATCGTCGGCGACCTCGAACTGGACTACGAGGCGCTGGACCTGCCCGCGGACCCGGACTGGTTCCTGTTCGCGCACACGGCCGAGTCCGGCAGTCCCACCGAGGAGCGGCTCCAACTGCTGGGCAGCTTCGCCGCGTCGGGCCCGGCCGGTGTCGAGCAGTAG
- a CDS encoding helix-turn-helix domain-containing protein, with protein sequence MEHRDEVSDFLRTRRDRITPEQAGIISGGRRRVPGLRREELAMLTGVSVEYYARMERGDLRGVSLEVLDALARALKLDEAETDHLADLARAAGPKPPRRRRSKPVEQAVKPTLQRFLDAVTGAPMWVRDRRLDFVAANALGRALYAPMLEDPANQGNTARFTFLSPASRVFFPDWEENADDLVATLRTYAGQNPQDKRLTELIGELVTRSDTFRHRWAKHDVRHHRDGVKRIHHPVVGDLELFYEAMEFPANPDWFMFAFTAEPGSPTEERLKLLGSVAIPDDLVSDDRSVG encoded by the coding sequence GTGGAGCACCGAGACGAGGTTTCCGATTTCCTGCGCACGCGCAGGGACCGGATCACGCCCGAGCAGGCGGGCATCATCAGCGGTGGACGCCGCCGGGTGCCTGGCCTGCGTCGGGAGGAGTTGGCCATGCTCACCGGCGTCAGCGTGGAGTACTACGCCCGGATGGAGCGCGGCGACCTCCGGGGCGTGTCTCTGGAGGTCCTCGACGCGCTCGCCCGTGCGCTGAAGCTCGATGAGGCCGAGACCGACCACCTGGCCGACCTCGCTCGGGCCGCGGGGCCGAAACCGCCGCGGCGCCGCCGCAGCAAGCCTGTGGAGCAGGCCGTGAAACCGACGCTGCAGCGGTTCCTGGACGCGGTCACGGGTGCGCCGATGTGGGTGCGAGACCGACGGCTGGACTTCGTCGCCGCCAACGCGCTCGGCCGGGCGCTGTATGCGCCGATGCTGGAGGATCCGGCCAATCAGGGCAACACCGCGCGGTTCACCTTCCTCAGCCCCGCCTCCCGAGTCTTCTTCCCCGACTGGGAGGAGAACGCCGACGACCTGGTGGCGACGCTGCGCACGTACGCCGGGCAGAACCCGCAGGACAAGAGGCTCACCGAGCTGATCGGCGAGCTGGTCACCCGCAGCGACACCTTCCGGCACCGCTGGGCCAAACACGACGTCCGTCACCACCGCGACGGGGTCAAGCGCATCCACCACCCGGTCGTGGGCGATCTGGAGCTTTTCTACGAGGCGATGGAGTTCCCCGCCAACCCGGACTGGTTCATGTTCGCCTTCACCGCCGAGCCCGGATCACCCACCGAGGAGCGGCTCAAGCTTCTCGGTAGTGTCGCGATCCCGGACGACCTGGTCAGCGACGACCGCTCCGTGGGCTGA
- a CDS encoding ABC transporter permease, translating to MTAVIAGTPHRTSSPRVRLLRLLRLDLRGISRSAVILGLLTAGFTAMVVRIYPTTVATPADAAALELVAGNPAIRLLFGVPRALDTPGGFVVWRIGTIAAVAIAAWALSTAARLTRGEEDTGRCWLLLAAPIRLASTVSVHLSAIGGAVFAMGAATAVALVGTGAGPRGAALYATGLVAIGWFFAAVGACCGQLLGERSLAGGLASGALVVGLVIRMVGDGLESLGWIRWLTPFGLLSLSEPYAGDRWLPVLVLLVAALGSGVLAVWLSSRRDLGVGLIVSRGTRSARTRLLTSSIGFAARRSLRSLLGWGAALGGYFLLIGLLAVSLTDFLTANPRFADLAAAAGFGDLARVEGYVASLFKLLPIPLGLYAAIRISRLAADEARGRMTLLFCTPRPRVIWPLAEASVAFWACLVLAAIAAVGTWIGTTVVGADLGLGDAFAGTLNVLPVVLLSLGAAVLAWGWLPGAVLPIGAFPTVGGFVWWILAESLGWNERIQAFSPYAHLAAVPADPPDLAAAGVMVGLAAAFLVVGLVGFSHRDLPHGR from the coding sequence GTGACTGCTGTGATTGCCGGCACTCCACACCGGACATCGAGTCCTCGGGTCCGGCTGTTGCGGTTGCTGCGGCTGGATCTGCGGGGCATCTCCCGCAGTGCTGTCATCCTCGGCCTTCTCACTGCTGGGTTCACCGCCATGGTCGTCCGGATCTATCCGACCACCGTTGCGACCCCCGCGGATGCTGCGGCGCTGGAGCTGGTGGCCGGCAACCCGGCGATCCGGCTGCTGTTCGGCGTGCCGCGAGCGCTGGACACCCCCGGCGGTTTCGTCGTCTGGCGGATCGGCACGATCGCCGCCGTCGCGATCGCCGCTTGGGCGCTGTCGACGGCGGCCCGGTTGACTCGTGGCGAGGAGGACACCGGCCGTTGCTGGCTGCTGCTGGCTGCGCCCATCCGGCTGGCCTCGACGGTGAGTGTGCACCTTTCCGCGATCGGCGGCGCGGTCTTTGCCATGGGTGCCGCGACGGCCGTTGCCCTGGTCGGAACCGGCGCCGGGCCGCGCGGTGCGGCGCTCTATGCGACAGGGCTGGTGGCGATCGGGTGGTTCTTCGCGGCTGTCGGTGCCTGCTGCGGCCAGTTGCTGGGCGAGCGCTCGTTGGCGGGCGGGCTGGCCAGCGGCGCACTCGTGGTCGGACTCGTCATTCGGATGGTCGGTGACGGGCTCGAATCGCTCGGATGGATCCGCTGGCTGACCCCGTTCGGCCTGCTGTCGCTCAGCGAGCCCTACGCGGGTGATCGTTGGCTGCCGGTGCTGGTGTTGTTGGTTGCTGCGCTGGGGAGCGGTGTGCTGGCAGTATGGCTGTCCAGTCGTCGTGACCTGGGGGTCGGGCTGATCGTGAGCCGCGGCACGAGGTCAGCACGAACGCGTCTGCTGACCTCGTCGATCGGTTTCGCCGCTCGCCGCTCGCTCCGGTCGCTGTTGGGCTGGGGTGCCGCACTGGGGGGCTACTTCCTGCTCATCGGGCTGCTGGCAGTGTCGCTGACAGACTTCTTGACCGCCAATCCGCGGTTCGCCGATCTGGCTGCGGCCGCCGGGTTCGGCGACCTGGCTCGCGTCGAGGGCTATGTGGCCTCGCTGTTCAAACTGCTGCCCATCCCGCTCGGTCTCTACGCCGCCATCCGGATCTCTCGGCTGGCGGCCGACGAAGCACGCGGCCGGATGACGTTGCTCTTCTGCACGCCCAGGCCTCGGGTCATTTGGCCGCTTGCCGAGGCGTCCGTCGCGTTCTGGGCGTGCCTGGTGCTGGCAGCGATCGCAGCTGTCGGCACCTGGATCGGTACGACCGTCGTCGGTGCTGATCTGGGACTGGGAGATGCCTTTGCCGGCACACTCAACGTGTTGCCGGTCGTGCTGCTGTCCCTGGGTGCGGCCGTGCTGGCGTGGGGTTGGCTCCCGGGGGCGGTGCTTCCGATCGGGGCGTTCCCGACCGTGGGCGGCTTCGTCTGGTGGATCCTGGCCGAGTCTCTCGGCTGGAACGAACGGATCCAGGCATTTTCCCCGTACGCCCACCTCGCGGCCGTGCCCGCGGATCCCCCGGATCTCGCGGCCGCCGGCGTGATGGTCGGGCTTGCTGCTGCCTTCCTCGTCGTAGGTCTGGTCGGATTCTCTCACCGGGACCTGCCCCACGGGCGATGA
- a CDS encoding aldo/keto reductase, with the protein MSANITLNNGVEMPALGFGVFQTPPDQTVASVAEALRVGYRLIDTAASYFNEREVGEGIRQSGLDRSEIFIETKLWISDYGYDQTLHSFDKSAGKLGVEQIDLLLLHQPLTADFEKTIGAYQALETLLADGKVRAIGVSNFMPNVLERLLAETDVVPAVNQVEGHPYFSEPDVQQADAAHGIITQAWSPMGGITSYRGDSSRSTFNDPVIGEIATSHGKTPAQVMLRWHLQEGRSAIPKSVKPERIAANFDVFDFDLSADELGRIDALDTGVRSGPDPDIITLESFHRDIPEA; encoded by the coding sequence ATGAGCGCGAATATCACCTTGAACAACGGCGTCGAGATGCCGGCCCTGGGCTTCGGCGTCTTCCAGACCCCGCCGGACCAGACCGTCGCCTCCGTCGCCGAGGCGCTGCGCGTCGGCTACCGGCTGATCGACACGGCCGCGTCGTACTTCAACGAACGCGAGGTCGGCGAGGGCATCCGCCAATCCGGTCTCGACCGGTCGGAGATCTTCATCGAGACCAAGCTGTGGATCAGCGACTACGGCTATGACCAGACCCTGCACTCCTTCGACAAGTCGGCCGGAAAGCTCGGTGTGGAGCAGATCGACCTGCTCCTGCTGCACCAGCCGCTGACCGCGGACTTCGAGAAGACGATTGGCGCGTACCAGGCGCTGGAGACGCTGCTCGCCGACGGGAAGGTCCGCGCGATCGGTGTCTCGAACTTCATGCCCAATGTGCTCGAGCGGCTGCTCGCCGAGACCGACGTGGTGCCCGCGGTCAACCAGGTCGAGGGACACCCCTACTTCTCGGAGCCCGACGTGCAGCAGGCTGATGCCGCGCACGGGATCATCACCCAGGCGTGGTCGCCGATGGGCGGGATCACCAGCTACCGCGGAGATTCCAGCCGGTCGACGTTCAACGACCCGGTGATCGGCGAGATCGCGACCTCGCACGGCAAGACGCCCGCGCAGGTGATGCTGCGCTGGCATCTGCAGGAGGGCCGTTCCGCGATCCCGAAGTCGGTGAAGCCGGAGCGGATCGCCGCCAACTTCGACGTGTTCGACTTTGACCTGTCCGCCGACGAGCTCGGCCGGATCGACGCCCTGGACACCGGGGTGCGCAGCGGCCCGGACCCCGACATCATCACCCTCGAGTCGTTCCACCGCGATATCCCGGAGGCCTGA
- a CDS encoding FAD:protein FMN transferase: MHRFTAIGTGWQLDTDHPLTDGLRIEIAELCADFDRAWSRFRTDSTIAEIASAADGGRFEFPARDLPLLDLYDRLFAATDGAVDPLVGRDLELLGYDARYTLTPDRAGLADRVPDVWTRDVRRDGNAFVTARPLVIDVGAAGKGHLVDLIAATLREHGIDRYVVDGSGDLHHAGPEPIVVGLEHPTRPDRVIGTAPLANAALCASAITRRAWGRGLHHVLDGRTGRPVSDVVATWVMAADAATADGLATALFVAEPERLEMFEFSWVRMLADGRVQWSNDFPGELFL, translated from the coding sequence GTGCATCGCTTCACGGCGATCGGCACCGGCTGGCAACTCGACACCGACCATCCGCTGACCGACGGGCTGCGGATCGAGATCGCCGAGCTGTGTGCTGACTTCGACCGGGCGTGGTCGCGGTTCCGCACGGATTCGACGATCGCCGAGATCGCCTCCGCGGCCGACGGGGGACGGTTCGAGTTCCCCGCCCGCGACCTGCCCCTGCTGGATCTGTACGACCGATTGTTTGCCGCGACGGACGGAGCAGTGGATCCGCTGGTCGGGCGCGACCTCGAGCTGCTCGGCTATGACGCGCGGTACACCCTCACACCCGATCGGGCCGGCCTCGCCGACCGGGTCCCGGACGTCTGGACGCGCGACGTCCGTCGGGACGGCAACGCGTTCGTCACGGCCCGCCCGCTGGTGATCGACGTCGGCGCGGCAGGGAAGGGTCACCTCGTCGACCTCATTGCCGCGACGCTCCGGGAGCATGGCATCGACCGGTACGTGGTCGACGGCAGCGGCGACCTGCATCATGCCGGACCCGAACCGATCGTCGTCGGCCTCGAGCACCCCACCCGGCCCGATCGGGTGATCGGCACCGCACCGCTGGCGAATGCGGCGCTGTGCGCCTCGGCGATCACCCGTCGCGCCTGGGGCAGAGGGCTGCACCACGTTCTCGACGGGCGGACCGGCAGGCCCGTGTCCGACGTCGTGGCGACCTGGGTGATGGCTGCCGACGCAGCCACTGCCGACGGGCTGGCGACCGCCCTGTTCGTCGCCGAACCGGAGCGGCTCGAGATGTTCGAGTTCTCCTGGGTGCGCATGCTCGCCGACGGGCGGGTGCAGTGGTCCAACGACTTCCCGGGAGAGCTTTTCCTCTGA
- a CDS encoding ABC transporter ATP-binding protein, giving the protein MRVPSEPAVRTEGLTKRFGKTVALDRLDLEVSAGEVFGFLGPNGAGKSTTIRLLLGLIRPTSGRALIFGIDAADSVVAHAHLAHVPADVALWPDLTGAEVLALLAALGAGSDLAYQAELVDRFGLEPDRRCGTYSTGNRQKVALIAAFARRAPLLVLDEPTSGLDPLMEQEFRACLREATARGQTVFLSSHQLAEVEAVCDRVGILRCGRLVEVAGLAELRRLRLTELTATFADTAPGYERLAAIPGVESARTVSESTVALVLSGPPGPALQFLATDGLVGVAAREPSLEEIFLEYYGGSAS; this is encoded by the coding sequence ATGCGTGTGCCGTCCGAGCCTGCCGTACGAACCGAGGGCCTGACCAAGAGATTCGGCAAGACCGTGGCCTTGGACCGGCTCGACCTGGAGGTGAGCGCCGGAGAGGTATTCGGCTTCCTGGGCCCGAACGGGGCTGGTAAGTCCACCACGATCAGGCTGTTGCTCGGATTGATCCGTCCGACGAGTGGGCGTGCCCTGATCTTCGGTATCGACGCGGCGGACAGCGTCGTGGCTCATGCTCACCTCGCCCACGTCCCGGCGGATGTGGCGCTGTGGCCCGATCTGACCGGCGCCGAGGTGCTGGCCCTGTTGGCGGCTCTCGGGGCTGGCTCGGACCTCGCCTACCAGGCTGAGCTGGTCGATCGATTCGGCCTGGAACCAGATCGGCGCTGTGGCACCTATTCCACCGGCAACCGCCAGAAGGTCGCCCTGATCGCGGCGTTCGCCAGGCGCGCACCGCTGCTCGTCCTCGACGAGCCCACCAGCGGACTGGATCCGTTGATGGAGCAGGAGTTCCGTGCCTGCTTGCGCGAGGCGACCGCCCGTGGACAGACGGTGTTCCTCAGTTCCCACCAACTTGCCGAGGTCGAGGCAGTCTGCGACCGCGTGGGCATCCTGCGGTGCGGCAGGCTCGTCGAGGTTGCTGGCCTGGCGGAGTTGCGCCGGCTTCGGTTGACCGAGCTCACCGCAACCTTCGCCGACACCGCGCCAGGGTACGAGCGGCTTGCCGCCATCCCCGGTGTCGAGTCCGCTCGAACGGTGTCGGAGAGCACCGTCGCTCTGGTGCTCTCGGGACCTCCCGGCCCGGCGCTGCAGTTCCTCGCGACCGATGGCCTGGTCGGCGTGGCTGCCCGTGAGCCGAGTCTGGAGGAGATCTTCCTGGAGTACTACGGCGGGAGCGCGTCGTGA